One Solanum lycopersicum chromosome 4, SLM_r2.1 DNA window includes the following coding sequences:
- the LOC104646907 gene encoding protein neprosin-like, which translates to MDGGRKTGCYNNICPGFVQLDTDVPIDYAFPKISRPMYDDYELEIQLYKDEDYYLLFQGAFSIGLWPETLFNELRNGSQVVRYGGQAFTPAGQQFSPPMGNGNFEDGNPHTTCHMRQVMYGVGYDQDVQPDESLVQTHQSRCYHEGSQHNAHDDYWDYNFVFGGAGFC; encoded by the exons atGGATGGCGGTCGGAAAACAGGATGTTACAATAATATTTGTCCAGGTTTTGTTCAACTTGACACTGATGTACCCATAGATTATGCATTCCCAAAAATCTCTAGGCCAATGTATGATGACTATGAATTGGAAATTCAGTTATACAAGGATGAAG ACTATTATCTTTTGTTTCAGGGTGCGTTTAGTATTGGTTTATGGCCGGAGACCCTTTTTAATGAACTGAGAAATGGATCGCAGGTAGTGCGATATGGAGGACAGGCGTTTACACCAGCGGGTCAACAATTTAGTCCCCCCATGGGAAATGGTAATTTTGAGGATGGCAATCCACACACCACTTGTCATATGCGTCAAGTCATGTATGGAGTGGGCTATGATCAAGATGTTCAACCCGATGAATCGTTGGTTCAAACGCATCAATCTAGATGTTATCATGAAGGAAGTCAACATAATGCTCATGATGATTACTGggattataattttgtatttggGGGTGCTGGTTTTTGCTGA
- the LOC104646906 gene encoding laccase-14-like isoform X2, with protein MAFQNQTMKANTSFVLILFFAVQYTASTNVFHFVIEETSFDRLCQSKKILTVNGQFPGPTIYALAGETLSLDVENRGKDNVTMFWRVGRHVKSDQVEWLVEAGAAVRKNITISEDDEGTLWWHAMNIWQRATVHGAFIVHPEPDDHVDIPIILGEWWKKDVKEVFVDYIDSGSDVKSNAYTINGQPGDFYPCSKNGTFRIVVDTGKKYLLRIVNAAIHKKLYLGIASHNLTVIAMDGSPIIEPLSTPFVELTRQHSIDCIFEANQQPNYYYYMVASTNISEAYDTNKITTAIIEYQGSYKPSLPPLLPLLPNLSPNYDKSSSRDYLYVILTFVILGLFFCTTFIMWYRQTNMAHRSATVTPM; from the exons ATGGCATTCCAAAACCAGACCATGAAAGCCAACACTAGTTTCGTACTAATCCTATTTTTCGCGGTTCAGTACACCGCTTCAACAaatgtttttcattttgtt ATTGAAGAAACTTCTTTCGATAGGCTTTGTCAATCGAAGAAGATTCTAACTGTCAACGGACAATTCCCAGGGCCTACCATATATGCGCTTGCTGGAGAAACGTTGTCCCTAGACGTTGAAAACAGAGGGAAGGACAACGTTACGATGTTTTG GCGTGTTGGTAGACACGTGAAGTCTGATCAAGTGGAGTGGCTAGTTGAGGCAGGAGCTGCCGTcagaaaaaatataacaatatctGAAGACGACGAAGGGACGCTATGGTGGCATGCCATGAACATCTGGCAACGCGCCACTGTTCATGGCGCTTTCATTGTCCATCCAGAACCTGATGATCATGTCGATATTCCCATCATTTTAG GTGAATGGTGGAAGAAGGATGTCAAGGAGGTCTTCGTCGACTATATCGACTCAGGCAGTGACGTAAAATCGAACGCTTACACGATCAATGGACAGCCTGGTGACTTCTACCCTTGTTCAAAAAATG GAACTTTTAGGATAGTAGTGGATACTGGGAAGAAATATCTTCTCAGAATTGTAAACGCTGCGATCCATAAAAAACTTTACCTTGGGATCGCCTCGCACAACTTAACCGTAATCGCGATGGATGGTAGTCCTATCATAGAGCCATTATCAACCCCCTTTGTCGAATTGACTAGACAACACTCGATTGATTGCATCTTCGAGGCGAACCAGCAgccaaattattattattatatggttGCTTCAACGAATATTAGCGAGGCATATGACACGAATAAAATTACAACCGCCATCATCGAATACCAAGGGAGTTACAAACCCTCTTTACCACCACTTCTACCTCTTCTTCCCAACTTGTCCCCCAACTATGATAAAAGCTCTAGTAGGgattatttatatgtaatatTGACTTTTGTAATTTTgggtttatttttttgtacGACATTCATTATGTGGTATAGGCAGACTAATATGGCTCATAGAAGTGCAACGGTCACTCCCATGTAA
- the LOC104646906 gene encoding putative laccase-9 isoform X3: MAFQNQTMKANTSFVLILFFAVQYTASTNVFHFVIEETSFDRLCQSKKILTVNGQFPGPTIYALAGETLSLDVENRGKDNVTMFCCRRVGRHVKSDQVEWLVEAGAAVRKNITISEDDEGTLWWHAMNIWQRATVHGAFIVHPEPDDHVDIPIILGEWWKKDVKEVFVDYIDSGSDVKSNAYTINGQPGDFYPCSKNGLNQFYRKRRLSRARKSLMVLNTRWRKLLIYKNRTTQSLVMMSFTEWA; encoded by the exons ATGGCATTCCAAAACCAGACCATGAAAGCCAACACTAGTTTCGTACTAATCCTATTTTTCGCGGTTCAGTACACCGCTTCAACAaatgtttttcattttgtt ATTGAAGAAACTTCTTTCGATAGGCTTTGTCAATCGAAGAAGATTCTAACTGTCAACGGACAATTCCCAGGGCCTACCATATATGCGCTTGCTGGAGAAACGTTGTCCCTAGACGTTGAAAACAGAGGGAAGGACAACGTTACGATGTTTTG TTGTAGGCGTGTTGGTAGACACGTGAAGTCTGATCAAGTGGAGTGGCTAGTTGAGGCAGGAGCTGCCGTcagaaaaaatataacaatatctGAAGACGACGAAGGGACGCTATGGTGGCATGCCATGAACATCTGGCAACGCGCCACTGTTCATGGCGCTTTCATTGTCCATCCAGAACCTGATGATCATGTCGATATTCCCATCATTTTAG GTGAATGGTGGAAGAAGGATGTCAAGGAGGTCTTCGTCGACTATATCGACTCAGGCAGTGACGTAAAATCGAACGCTTACACGATCAATGGACAGCCTGGTGACTTCTACCCTTGTTCAAAAAATG GCCTCAATCAGTTCTACAGGAAAAGGAGGCTAAGCAGAGCAAGGAAGTCGTTAATGGTGTTGAACACGCGATGGAGGAAGCTGTTAATCTACAAGAACAGAACAACACAGAGCTTAGTAATGATGAGCTTTACAGAATGGGCATGA
- the LOC104646906 gene encoding laccase-14-like isoform X1, translating to MAFQNQTMKANTSFVLILFFAVQYTASTNVFHFVIEETSFDRLCQSKKILTVNGQFPGPTIYALAGETLSLDVENRGKDNVTMFCCRRVGRHVKSDQVEWLVEAGAAVRKNITISEDDEGTLWWHAMNIWQRATVHGAFIVHPEPDDHVDIPIILGEWWKKDVKEVFVDYIDSGSDVKSNAYTINGQPGDFYPCSKNGTFRIVVDTGKKYLLRIVNAAIHKKLYLGIASHNLTVIAMDGSPIIEPLSTPFVELTRQHSIDCIFEANQQPNYYYYMVASTNISEAYDTNKITTAIIEYQGSYKPSLPPLLPLLPNLSPNYDKSSSRDYLYVILTFVILGLFFCTTFIMWYRQTNMAHRSATVTPM from the exons ATGGCATTCCAAAACCAGACCATGAAAGCCAACACTAGTTTCGTACTAATCCTATTTTTCGCGGTTCAGTACACCGCTTCAACAaatgtttttcattttgtt ATTGAAGAAACTTCTTTCGATAGGCTTTGTCAATCGAAGAAGATTCTAACTGTCAACGGACAATTCCCAGGGCCTACCATATATGCGCTTGCTGGAGAAACGTTGTCCCTAGACGTTGAAAACAGAGGGAAGGACAACGTTACGATGTTTTG TTGTAGGCGTGTTGGTAGACACGTGAAGTCTGATCAAGTGGAGTGGCTAGTTGAGGCAGGAGCTGCCGTcagaaaaaatataacaatatctGAAGACGACGAAGGGACGCTATGGTGGCATGCCATGAACATCTGGCAACGCGCCACTGTTCATGGCGCTTTCATTGTCCATCCAGAACCTGATGATCATGTCGATATTCCCATCATTTTAG GTGAATGGTGGAAGAAGGATGTCAAGGAGGTCTTCGTCGACTATATCGACTCAGGCAGTGACGTAAAATCGAACGCTTACACGATCAATGGACAGCCTGGTGACTTCTACCCTTGTTCAAAAAATG GAACTTTTAGGATAGTAGTGGATACTGGGAAGAAATATCTTCTCAGAATTGTAAACGCTGCGATCCATAAAAAACTTTACCTTGGGATCGCCTCGCACAACTTAACCGTAATCGCGATGGATGGTAGTCCTATCATAGAGCCATTATCAACCCCCTTTGTCGAATTGACTAGACAACACTCGATTGATTGCATCTTCGAGGCGAACCAGCAgccaaattattattattatatggttGCTTCAACGAATATTAGCGAGGCATATGACACGAATAAAATTACAACCGCCATCATCGAATACCAAGGGAGTTACAAACCCTCTTTACCACCACTTCTACCTCTTCTTCCCAACTTGTCCCCCAACTATGATAAAAGCTCTAGTAGGgattatttatatgtaatatTGACTTTTGTAATTTTgggtttatttttttgtacGACATTCATTATGTGGTATAGGCAGACTAATATGGCTCATAGAAGTGCAACGGTCACTCCCATGTAA